A window from Cucumis sativus mitochondrion chromosome 1, complete sequence encodes these proteins:
- the rps3 gene encoding ribosomal protein S3 encodes MARKGNKISVRLDQNRSSDSSRFSDYYYGKSLYQDVNLRSYFGSIRPPERLTFGFRLGRCIILHFPKRTFIHFFLPRRPRGLKGGEKSKPGKEEKGRWWAFGKVGPIGCLHSSEDREEERKEEEFHAAPLKTPCSFGGVRTPHLELDLLPQDKDALEAEKRVESIRLSDREKQKAIRIWPKKKEGYGYHDRSPSRKILLSKLLRVSGGAFKHPKYAGVVNDIAFLIENDDSFRKTKLFKFFFPNQSRSDGPTSHLLKITLPAVRSSFHYLVMQYLLNTKNKMHFDPVYVLNHFVAPGVAEPSTQGGANTQGRSLDKRIRSRIAFFLESSTTLTLAEAKKRLTHFIRQGNDLRFAGTRKRSISLFPFFGATITLSSIKKKQEHELDGTAEWDREHEGFSSINKSFASKRVENSSRGAVRSPKDFPLVELGAAICEREGMDKNLFFEDTREELLGQLRIKSWNLMGKDKVIELIEKFIDLGWIGELIKGIEMMIEIILRNRRIPVGYNSYLNEVQKMRSFLSNRTKTNTLIESVKIKSVYQSASPIAQDISFQLRKKTRSFRSILSQIVQDIPFVMNKGVEGIRICCSGRSEGAEIARTECGKYGKTSRNVFHQKIDYAPAEVSTRYGISGVKVWISYIKKKKEGVISETYEI; translated from the coding sequence TTATTATTATGGTAAATCACTGTATCAAGATGTCAATCTGAGATCTTATTTCGGTTCGATACGTCCACCGGAGAGACTGACCTTTGGCTTTCGTCTCGGTAGGTGTATTATTTTACATTTTCCCAAAAGAACATTCATTCATTTCTTTCTTCCTCGTCGACCACGAGGACTGAAAGGAGGCGAAAAATCCAAACCCGGAAAGGAGGAGAAGGGCCGGTGGTGGGCATTTGGGAAAGTCGGGCCAATCGGGTGTCTTCATTCAAGCGAGGATAGAGAAGAAGAACGAAAGGAAGAGGAATTTCATGCCGCTCCGCTTAAGACTCCTTGCTCCTTCGGAGGGGTTCGGACTCCTCATCTGGAGCTTGATTTACTCCCCCAAGATAAGGATGCCTTGGAGGCAGAGAAAAGAGTCGAGTCGATCAGGCTCTCAGACCGGGAAAAGCAAAAGGCAATTCGGATTTGGCCGAAAAAGAAGGAAGGCTATGGATACCATGACCGATCACCATCTCGAAAGATTCTTCTTTCTAAATTACTTCGCGTCAGCGGCGGGGCCTTCAAGCATCCGAAATATGCCGGAGTTGTAAATGACATAGCCTTCCTGATAGAAAATGACGACTCCTTCAGAAAAACGAAGTTATTCAAGTTCTTTTTCCCAAATCAGTCCCGCTCCGACGGCCCGACGAGTCATCTACTGAAAATCACCCTCCCCGCAGTGCGCTCCTCCTTTCATTATTTGGTCATGCAATACTTATTGAATACAAAGAACAAAATGCATTTCGACCCCGTCTACGTTCTCAATCATTTCGTGGCACCGGGCGTGGCTGAACCATCTACTCAGGGGGGAGCGAATACACAGGGAAGAAGCTTAGATAAGAGAATACGTTCTCGCATCGCTTTTTTTCTAGAAAGCTCGACCACTTTGACTTTGGCCGAAGCCAAAAAGAGGTTGACCCACTTCATTCGACAAGGGAATGATCTTCGTTTCGCGGGAACAAGAAAAAGAAGCATCTCGCTCTTTCCTTTCTTCGGTGCTACCATAACATTGAGTTCCATTAAGAAAAAGCAGGAACATGAATTAGATGGAACCGCGGAGTGGGACCGGGAACATGAAGGTTTCAGTTCCATAAACAAGTCCTTCGCCTCTAAAAGGGTAGAAAACTCCTCAAGAGGAGCCGTCCGGAGTCCGAAGGACTTTCCATTAGTAGAGTTAGGAGCAGCTATATGTGAGCGGGAGGGGATGGATAAAAACCTTTTTTTTGAGGATACCCGGGAAGAACTCCTAGGTCAATTAAGGATCAAATCTTGGAACCTCATGGGTAAGGATAAGGTAATCGAATTGATAGAGAAATTCATAGACCTAGGTTGGATAGGAGAATTGATAAAGGGAATAGAGATGATGATAGAGATCATACTGAGAAACAGAAGAATTCCCGTAGGGTACAACTCTTATTTGAACGAAGTGCAAAAAATGCGATCTTTCTTGTCTAATAGAACAAAGACTAATACCTTAATTGAGTCAGTCAAGATCAAATCTGTTTATCAAAGTGCTTCTCCGATTGCTCAAGACATCTCTTTTCAACTGAGAAAGAAAACAAGATCATTTCGTTCCATTTTGAGTCAAATAGTTCAGGATATTCCATTTGTAATGAATAAAGGGGTTGAGGGGATCCGTATATGTTGTTCAGGTCGATCAGAAGGCGCGGAAATAGCTAGAACTGAATGCGGAAAGTATGGAAAAACATCTCGTAATGTATTTCACCAGAAAATCGATTATGCTCCTGCGGAAGTATCTACTCGTTATGGAATCTCAGGTGTCAAAGTGTGGATTTCATATATCAAAAAGAAAAAGGAAGGTGTTATATCCGAAACGTACGAAATATAG